A region of the Acidobacteriota bacterium genome:
TTGCGGCCGGCGGCACTTGTCTGCTGACGCAAGGCAAAAGCAATGTCTGGCTCGGCACGGGCGGCGCAACAGTTGCGCGCGTCTTTCATTCGACTGATCGCGGGCGCACCTGGACGGTCGCTGAAACGCCTTTATTGGCAGGCGTAGCGTCAGCCGGCGTCTTTGGTCTCGCCTTTCGTGATGATAAAAACGGCGTCGCGGTCGGCGGCGATTACCAAAAACCGCCGCAGGCCGACAGGAATTACGCCGTCACCAACGACGGCGGGCGCGCCTGGAAGCTGATCGAAACGAACAAGCCCGGCGGCTTTCGTTCCGGCGCAATGTTTGTGCGCGGGAAACGCGGCTGGCAAATGTTTGTCGTTGGCCCGTCGGGGGCAGACGTGGCAGATGGTGACGGCGCATTCACCAAACTGGACGGCGAGAATTACAACGCGGTGAGTTTTGCGAAAGGGAATGTGAAAGCCGGTTGGGCGGTGGGGCCGCGCGGACGGATTGCGAAGTGGGTGGGCCGTTAATTCAAAGAAGTTTGCCCACGAAGGCACACGAAGAAGCACGAAGATATTTTGAGGACTTCGTGTTTGCTTCGTGTGCCTTCGTGGGCAAAACATTTATACCAGTTTGTGCTGATTGATCGGCAATTCCCGAATGCGGTTGCCCGTCGCCGCATAAATCGCATTGCACAGCGCGGGCAAGATCGGCGGCACACCCGGTTCGCCCACGCCAGCGGGCGGTGCATCGCT
Encoded here:
- a CDS encoding glycosyl hydrolase — its product is MVASHLPAIALAQWQAQTSNTTASLRGLCAVSEKVAWASGTQGTYIRTVDGGQTWQAGQVPGAEKLDFRDVEAFDANTAYLLSIGNGDSSRIYKTTDGGLHWTLQFKNSEPKAFFDALAFWDARHGLAMSDPVNGRFVIITTDDGGVTWKQQPPAGMPPALPNEGGFAAGGTCLLTQGKSNVWLGTGGATVARVFHSTDRGRTWTVAETPLLAGVASAGVFGLAFRDDKNGVAVGGDYQKPPQADRNYAVTNDGGRAWKLIETNKPGGFRSGAMFVRGKRGWQMFVVGPSGADVADGDGAFTKLDGENYNAVSFAKGNVKAGWAVGPRGRIAKWVGR